A single Symbiobacterium thermophilum IAM 14863 DNA region contains:
- the mtnA gene encoding S-methyl-5-thioribose-1-phosphate isomerase, which translates to MPKQIEPVALDDAGSALVIVDQTLIPNETRYLRLTTPEETWEAIRSLRVRGAPAIGIAAAMGLYLGVKGSEAADFEDFYHEFRQVKAYLASARPTAVNLFWALDRMEACLLRHRDRPIPEIKEALRAEAEAIREEDARANRTIGEYALSLLKPGMGILTHCNAGALATAAYGTALAPIYLGQERGYNFRVFADETRPLLQGARLTAYELMQAGVDVTLICDNMASAVMKNGWVDAVFVGCDRVAANGDTANKIGTSGVAILARHYGIPFYVCAPTSTIDLRCPTGADIVIEERRPEEVTEQWYAKRMAPEGVKVYNPAFDVTDADLITAIITEYGIARPPYTESLKELFRRKEEAERRA; encoded by the coding sequence ATGCCCAAGCAGATCGAGCCGGTGGCGCTGGATGACGCGGGCAGCGCCCTGGTGATTGTGGACCAGACCCTGATTCCCAACGAGACCCGGTACTTGCGGCTCACCACGCCGGAGGAGACGTGGGAGGCCATCCGGTCGCTGCGGGTGCGTGGGGCCCCCGCCATCGGCATCGCCGCGGCCATGGGGCTTTACCTGGGGGTGAAGGGGTCAGAGGCGGCCGATTTCGAGGACTTCTACCACGAGTTCCGGCAGGTGAAGGCGTATCTCGCCTCCGCCCGCCCGACGGCGGTGAACCTCTTCTGGGCCCTGGACCGGATGGAGGCGTGTCTCTTGCGCCATCGGGACCGGCCGATCCCGGAGATCAAGGAGGCCCTGCGGGCCGAGGCGGAGGCGATCCGGGAGGAGGACGCCCGGGCCAACCGCACCATCGGCGAGTACGCCCTCTCGCTGCTGAAGCCCGGTATGGGGATTCTCACCCACTGCAACGCGGGCGCGCTGGCTACGGCAGCCTACGGCACCGCCCTGGCGCCGATCTACCTGGGCCAGGAGCGGGGGTACAACTTCCGGGTGTTCGCGGACGAGACGCGGCCCCTGCTGCAGGGCGCCCGGCTCACCGCCTACGAACTGATGCAGGCCGGGGTCGACGTGACCCTGATCTGCGATAACATGGCCTCCGCGGTGATGAAGAACGGCTGGGTGGACGCGGTCTTCGTCGGCTGCGACCGGGTGGCCGCCAACGGCGACACCGCTAACAAGATCGGCACCTCCGGCGTGGCGATCCTGGCCAGGCACTACGGCATCCCGTTCTACGTGTGCGCACCCACCTCGACGATCGACCTGAGATGCCCCACCGGCGCCGACATTGTCATCGAGGAGCGCCGGCCTGAAGAGGTGACCGAACAGTGGTACGCGAAGCGGATGGCGCCGGAGGGCGTAAAGGTCTACAACCCGGCCTTCGACGTCACCGATGCCGACTTGATCACGGCGATCATCACCGAGTACGGAATCGCCCGGCCGCCGTACACCGAGTCCTTGAAGGAGCTGTTCCGGCGGAAAGAGGAGGCGGAGCGCCGGGCGTGA
- a CDS encoding AraC family transcriptional regulator — protein MNPLHDLNGALDYIEAHLDGEVDIRAAARIAGCSEYHFRRMFATLAGMPISAYVRRRRLTLAAQELTAGARVTDVALKYGYDSPDAFARAFQAEHGFPPSQARLPGRALNAFSRMAFQLTIRGGTDMRYRIVEKEPFRIVGIMRRVRLQYEGVNPEIAAMWKDLGMEQIQELIALSNVEPKGIIQASLNFSEGRADGGSLEHWVGAATDQPCPPGFQALEVPALTWAVFESVGPFPETLQSTWARIYAEWFPSSGYQAAEGPEILWNETDDVSSPEFRSEIWIPVRR, from the coding sequence GTGAATCCGCTGCACGACCTGAACGGCGCCCTGGACTATATCGAGGCGCACCTGGACGGCGAGGTGGACATCCGGGCCGCGGCCCGCATCGCCGGCTGCTCGGAATACCATTTCCGCCGGATGTTCGCCACCCTGGCCGGAATGCCGATCTCGGCATATGTCCGCCGCAGGCGGCTCACGCTCGCCGCACAGGAGCTGACCGCCGGCGCCCGGGTGACCGACGTGGCCCTGAAGTACGGCTACGACTCGCCCGACGCCTTCGCCCGCGCCTTCCAGGCGGAACACGGCTTCCCGCCGTCGCAGGCGCGGCTTCCGGGACGTGCGCTGAACGCCTTTTCCCGCATGGCCTTCCAACTGACCATCCGAGGGGGCACAGACATGCGCTACCGCATCGTGGAGAAGGAACCCTTCCGCATCGTGGGCATCATGCGCCGCGTCCGCCTGCAGTATGAGGGGGTCAACCCCGAGATTGCCGCCATGTGGAAGGACCTGGGCATGGAGCAGATCCAAGAGCTAATCGCCCTGTCCAACGTCGAGCCCAAGGGCATCATTCAGGCCTCGCTGAACTTCTCGGAGGGCCGGGCGGACGGCGGGTCGCTGGAGCACTGGGTCGGCGCGGCCACGGACCAGCCCTGCCCGCCCGGCTTCCAGGCGCTCGAGGTGCCCGCGCTGACGTGGGCCGTGTTCGAGTCGGTCGGCCCGTTCCCAGAGACCCTGCAGAGCACGTGGGCCCGCATCTACGCCGAATGGTTCCCCTCCTCCGGATACCAGGCGGCGGAAGGGCCCGAGATCCTGTGGAACGAGACCGACGACGTCTCCTCGCCGGAGTTCCGCAGCGAGATCTGGATCCCCGTCAGGCGCTGA
- a CDS encoding ABC transporter permease, with amino-acid sequence MWIVFRGLLSGALRDRISLFYALIFPAAALAVLAYFFEDPGYRRHLLVGVTALGGFFFTMSGTGFEVMRQRQRGVYKLLRATPFPTGAFVSALTAARGLIALVCALFVYVGGALFLGAGIAPAGLLLMLPALALGTVCFTALGFILGNLGNTETQVAGINNLFVLPMTCASPVFYSLEGAPRWVQLLSEAMPLRHLVAALQAAAAVDPVAMIRPLAILCGFTAAILLVAVATFRWDPDARLMRRA; translated from the coding sequence ATGTGGATCGTCTTCCGGGGACTCCTTTCCGGCGCGTTGCGGGACCGGATCTCCCTGTTCTACGCCCTCATCTTCCCCGCGGCCGCCCTGGCGGTGCTCGCCTATTTCTTCGAGGATCCGGGCTACCGCCGGCACCTGCTGGTGGGGGTGACCGCACTGGGCGGGTTCTTCTTCACCATGAGTGGCACCGGGTTCGAGGTCATGCGGCAGCGGCAGCGCGGCGTGTACAAGCTGCTGCGGGCCACGCCGTTTCCCACCGGCGCGTTCGTGTCGGCCCTGACGGCCGCCCGGGGGCTGATCGCCCTGGTCTGCGCGCTCTTCGTCTACGTGGGCGGCGCCCTGTTCCTGGGCGCGGGTATCGCCCCCGCCGGCCTGCTGCTCATGCTTCCGGCGCTGGCGCTGGGCACCGTGTGCTTCACGGCGCTGGGGTTCATCCTGGGCAACCTGGGCAACACGGAGACGCAGGTGGCGGGGATCAACAACCTTTTCGTCCTGCCCATGACCTGCGCCAGCCCGGTCTTCTACAGCCTGGAGGGCGCACCCCGCTGGGTTCAGCTGCTCTCGGAGGCCATGCCGCTCCGCCACCTGGTCGCCGCCCTGCAGGCGGCCGCTGCTGTCGACCCGGTCGCCATGATCCGGCCGCTGGCGATCCTGTGCGGCTTCACGGCCGCGATCCTTCTGGTGGCTGTCGCGACCTTCCGGTGGGATCCAGACGCCCGGCTCATGCGCAGGGCGTAG